From the Pseudomonas sp. SORT22 genome, one window contains:
- the rpsG gene encoding 30S ribosomal protein S7, whose amino-acid sequence MPRRRVAAKREILDDPKYGSQILAKFMNHVMESGKKAVAERIVYGALDKVKERKNSDPLEIFEKALDAIAPLVEVKSRRVGGATYQVPVEVRPSRRNALAMRWLVDYARKRGEKSMALRLAGELLDAAEGKGAAVKKREDVHRMAEANKAFSHYRF is encoded by the coding sequence ATGCCAAGACGTCGTGTAGCAGCCAAGCGTGAGATTCTGGACGATCCAAAATACGGAAGCCAGATCCTCGCCAAGTTCATGAACCACGTAATGGAAAGCGGCAAAAAAGCCGTTGCCGAGCGTATCGTTTACGGTGCACTGGACAAGGTTAAAGAACGCAAGAACAGCGATCCCCTGGAAATCTTCGAGAAAGCTCTCGACGCCATCGCTCCGCTGGTCGAAGTTAAGTCGCGCCGTGTTGGCGGTGCCACTTACCAGGTTCCTGTTGAAGTTCGTCCATCCCGTCGTAACGCCCTGGCAATGCGCTGGTTGGTAGACTACGCCCGCAAGCGTGGCGAGAAGTCCATGGCTCTGCGCCTGGCTGGCGAGCTGCTGGATGCTGCTGAAGGCAAAGGTGCTGCAGTCAAGAAGCGTGAAGACGTACACCGTATGGCCGAAGCCAACAAAGCGTTCTCGCACTACCGCTTCTAA
- the fusA gene encoding elongation factor G, with the protein MARTTPINRYRNIGICAHVDAGKTTTTERILFYTGLSHKMGEVHDGAATTDWMVQEQERGITITSAAVTTFWQGSRGQYDNYRVNVIDTPGHVDFTIEVERSLRVLDGAVVVFCGTSGVEPQSETVWRQANKYGVPRVVYVNKMDRAGANFLRVVGQIKNRLGHTPVPVQLAIGSEDNFQGQVDLIKMKAIYWNDDDKGTTYREEEIPADMLELAEEWRANMVEAAAEANEELMNKYLEEGELTVEEIKAGLRARTLASEIVPAVCGSSFKNKGVPLVLDAVIDFLPAPTEIPAIKGIHPDLIEKPKEELVDADYDERHADDNEPFSALAFKIATDPFVGTLTFVRVYSGMLQSGDSVINSVKGKKERVGRMVQMHANQREEIKEVLAGDIAALIGMKDVTTGDTLCNADKPIILERMDFPEPVISVAVEPKTKQDQEKMGIALGKLAQEDPSFRVKTDEETGQTIISGMGELHLDILVDRMKREFNVEANIGKPQVSYREQITKDNVEIEGKFVRQSGGRGQFGHCWIRFSQPTVDAQGNITEGLEFTNEVVGGVVPKEYIPAIQKGIEEQMKNGIVAGYPLIGLKATVFDGSYHDVDSNEMAFKVAASMATKQLAAKGGGKVLEPIMKVEVVTPEDYMGDVMGDLNRRRGLIQGMEDSVSGKVVRAEVPLGEMFGYATDVRSMSQGRASYSMEFSKYAEAPSNIVEALVKKQG; encoded by the coding sequence ATGGCTCGTACTACACCAATCAACCGCTACCGTAACATCGGTATTTGCGCGCACGTTGACGCGGGCAAAACTACCACTACCGAGCGGATCCTGTTCTACACAGGCCTGAGCCACAAGATGGGCGAGGTGCATGACGGCGCCGCGACCACCGACTGGATGGTGCAGGAGCAGGAGCGGGGTATTACCATTACCTCCGCTGCTGTTACCACCTTCTGGCAGGGTTCCCGTGGCCAGTATGACAACTACCGCGTAAACGTCATCGATACCCCCGGCCACGTTGACTTCACCATTGAAGTAGAACGTTCGCTGCGCGTACTCGACGGCGCGGTCGTTGTGTTCTGCGGCACTTCCGGCGTTGAGCCACAGTCCGAAACCGTATGGCGTCAAGCCAACAAGTACGGCGTTCCACGTGTTGTTTACGTGAACAAGATGGACCGTGCCGGTGCCAACTTCCTGCGCGTCGTAGGTCAGATCAAGAACCGTCTGGGTCACACCCCGGTTCCTGTTCAGCTGGCCATCGGTTCGGAAGATAACTTCCAGGGTCAGGTCGACCTGATCAAGATGAAGGCTATCTACTGGAACGACGACGACAAAGGCACCACTTATCGCGAGGAAGAAATTCCTGCCGATATGCTGGAGCTGGCTGAAGAGTGGCGCGCCAATATGGTCGAAGCCGCTGCCGAAGCTAACGAAGAGCTGATGAACAAGTACCTTGAAGAAGGTGAGCTGACCGTCGAAGAAATCAAAGCCGGTCTGCGCGCGCGCACCCTGGCCAGCGAGATCGTTCCGGCTGTCTGCGGTTCGTCGTTCAAGAACAAGGGCGTTCCCCTGGTTCTCGACGCCGTTATCGACTTCCTGCCTGCTCCGACCGAAATCCCGGCGATCAAGGGTATCCACCCTGATCTGATCGAGAAGCCGAAAGAAGAGCTGGTTGACGCCGACTACGACGAGCGTCATGCCGACGACAACGAGCCGTTCTCGGCTCTGGCGTTCAAGATTGCCACCGACCCGTTCGTGGGTACTCTGACCTTCGTCCGCGTTTACTCGGGTATGCTGCAGTCCGGCGACTCCGTGATCAACTCGGTCAAGGGCAAGAAAGAGCGCGTTGGTCGTATGGTGCAGATGCACGCCAACCAGCGTGAAGAAATCAAAGAAGTACTGGCAGGCGACATCGCTGCTCTGATCGGCATGAAGGACGTCACCACCGGTGACACCCTGTGCAACGCCGACAAGCCGATCATCCTCGAGCGTATGGACTTCCCGGAGCCTGTGATCTCGGTAGCTGTTGAGCCGAAGACCAAGCAAGACCAGGAAAAGATGGGTATCGCACTGGGCAAGCTGGCTCAGGAAGACCCGTCGTTCCGCGTCAAAACCGACGAAGAAACCGGCCAGACCATCATCTCCGGTATGGGTGAGCTTCACCTGGACATCCTCGTTGACCGCATGAAGCGCGAGTTCAACGTCGAAGCCAACATTGGTAAGCCACAGGTTTCGTACCGCGAGCAGATCACCAAGGACAACGTCGAGATCGAAGGTAAGTTCGTTCGTCAGTCCGGTGGTCGCGGTCAGTTCGGTCACTGCTGGATTCGCTTCTCGCAGCCAACAGTGGACGCACAAGGCAACATCACCGAAGGCCTGGAATTCACCAACGAGGTTGTAGGTGGTGTGGTTCCTAAGGAATACATCCCGGCGATCCAGAAGGGTATCGAAGAGCAGATGAAGAACGGCATCGTTGCCGGCTATCCGCTGATCGGCCTGAAGGCTACCGTGTTTGATGGTTCCTACCACGACGTCGACTCCAACGAGATGGCGTTCAAGGTGGCGGCCTCCATGGCGACCAAGCAACTCGCAGCCAAAGGCGGCGGTAAAGTGCTTGAGCCGATCATGAAGGTAGAAGTTGTGACCCCTGAGGACTACATGGGTGACGTGATGGGTGACCTGAACCGTCGTCGTGGTCTGATCCAGGGTATGGAAGATTCGGTGTCCGGCAAGGTTGTCCGTGCTGAAGTTCCGCTCGGAGAAATGTTCGGTTATGCGACCGACGTTCGTTCCATGTCTCAGGGTCGCGCGAGCTACTCCATGGAATTCTCCAAATACGCCGAAGCTCCGTCGAATATCGTCGAAGCACTCGTTAAAAAACAAGGCTAA